The Ictidomys tridecemlineatus isolate mIctTri1 chromosome 6, mIctTri1.hap1, whole genome shotgun sequence genome includes a region encoding these proteins:
- the Dnajb7 gene encoding dnaJ homolog subfamily B member 7: protein MVDYYEVLGVQRYASPEDIKKAYRKVALKWHPDKNPENKEEAERKFKEVAEAYEVLSNDEKRDIYDKYGKEGLNGGGGSHFEDESEYSFIFRKPDDVFKEIFRERDPFSFHFFEDSLEDLLNSPRSFYESRGSAGSFFSTTSEHPTLERFSFYDTGYTPYNSLGHEGLPSFSSLAFDDSGMYNYISFTTSSKINGRNINMKKIIEDYQGIEDIQDDELKSFFVNGVADEDSFAAECSCRRHSFNNYSPNFYSSKYVPQYTFVDNDEQGIPFITSNWDPSIFSAEFKEDGKRKKKKHKEVQKKKSTKRNL from the coding sequence ATGGTGGATTACTATGAAGTTCTAGGAGTACAGCGATATGCTTCACCTGAGGACATTAAAAAAGCTTATCGTAAAGTGGCACTTAAATGGCACCCTGATAAAAATccggaaaataaagaagaagcagagagaaaattcaaagaagTAGCTGAGGCATATGAGGTATTATCAAATGATGAAAAACGGGACATTTATGATAAATATGGCAAGGAAGGATTAAATGGTGGAGGTGGAAGTCATTTCGAGGATGAATCAGAGTATAGCTTCATATTCCGTAAGCCAGATGAtgtctttaaagaaatttttagggAAAGGGACCCATTTTCATTTCACTTCTTTGAAGACTCACTTGAGGACCTTTTAAATAGTCCGAGAAGTTTCTATGAGAGCAGAGGAAGTGCAGGATCCTTTTTCTCTACCACCAGTGAACATCCAACCTTGGAGAGATTTTCTTTCTATGATACAGGATATACACCATATAATTCACTGGGGCATGAGGGCCTTCCTTCATTCTCTTCCCTGGCATTTGATGATAGTGGGATGTACAACTATATATCTTTTACAACTTCAAGCAAGATTAATGGCAGAAACAttaatatgaagaaaattattgaGGATTATCAAGGAATAGAAGATATACAAGATGATGAGTTGAAATCCTTCTTTGTAAATGGTGTGGCAGATGAAGACAGTTTTGCAGCAGAATGCAGCTGCAGAAGACATTCATTTAACAATTACTCACCTAATTTCTATAGCTCCAAATATGTACCGCAATATACTTTTGTGGACAATGATGAGCAAGGTATACCTTTCATTACCAGCAACTGGGATCCCTCTATTTTCTCAGCAGAATTCAAAGAAGAtggtaagaggaaaaaaaagaagcacaaagAAGTGCAGAAAAAGAAGTCAACCAAAAGGAATCTCTAA